The following nucleotide sequence is from Paenibacillus odorifer.
TGCTGCAGGAGCCGCAGGTGTAGAACCACCTTTCAAGAAGGCTTCTACGTCTTCACGAGTGATTTTGCCACCTTTTCCAGTTCCGTTCACTTTGGAAATATCCACTTTTTGCTCACGAGCAAATTTGCGAACGCTTGGTGTAGCCAATACATCGCGGTCAGGAGCTGGTGTTACACCTGCAGATCCGCCTTCTTTAGCATCAGCAGGGCTTGTTGCTGCAGGGGAAGAAGTAGTGTTTGCACTTCCTTTTGCTGCATCAGCTTCAGCAGATGCATGACCTTCTTGTTCAGGAACGTCGCCTTCAGCAGCGATAATAGCAACAACTTCGCCTACGCGGCAAACTTGGCCATCTTTAGTCAGAACTTCCAATACAGTACCATTCACTGGACATGGAACCTCAACTACCGCCTTGTCATTTTGAACTTCCATGATGATGTCATCATCAGTTACCTTGTCACCGGCTTTGATATGCATTTTGATGATTTCACCTTCATGCAGACCTTCACCCAGCTCAGGGAAGCGATATTCAAAATTCGATGCTTTGTTAGATGCTGGAGCAGCTGGTGCAGCTGGCGCTTGAGCAGCAGGAGCTTCAGTAGCAGCACCCTCTTGATCAGGCACGTCACCTTCTGCTTCGATAATAGCCACCACTTCACCGACACGGCATACTTGACCGTCTTTAGTCAGAACTTCCAATACAGTACCGTTTACTGGGCAAGGCACCTCAACTACCGCCTTGTCATTTTGAACTTCCATTACGATATCATCATCCGTTACCTTGTCACCGGCTTTGATATGCATTTTGATGATTTCACCTTCATGCAGACCTTCACCTAGTTCAGGAAATCGGTATTCAAACTTTGCCACTTTGAAAACCTCCTCGTGAAATTGGGACTAACCTTATGATTTAAACTTTATAAGATGAAACAACGTTGTCATCCATATGGATGACAACTGTTTCTCGTAAAAATATTTAGAATTCCAAAACTTTCTTCACGCCTGCAATAATACGCGCAGGGTTTGGAAGCCATGTATCTTCAATTTGTGCAAATGGATATACAGTGTCAGGACCTGCGATACGAAGCACAGGAGCTTCTAAGTGCAGTAGAGCTTTTTCATTGATCTGTGCGATAACTTCAGCAGCTACACCCGCACTCTTTTGTGCTTCTTGCACCACGATAGCACGGTTAGTCTTCTTCACAGACGCTACAATAGTGTCGATGTCGATCGGACTTACAGTACGAAGGTCGATAATTTCAACATTAACGCCTTCTTTTTCGAGTTGCTCGGCTGCTTTGGTAGCTGTATGTACCATCAGCCCGTAAGTAATGATCGAAACGTCAGAACCTTCACGTACTACGTTCGCTTTACCAAGTTCAACTGTATATTCACCTTCTGGCACTTCAGCACGGAATGCATGATAAAGGTTCAAGTGCTCCATGAAGAATACAGGGTCATTGTCGCGGATAGACGCGATTAAAAGTCCCTTAGCATCATATGGGTTTGAAGGAATTACAACTTTAATCCCTGGGCTTTGTGCAATCAAACCTTCGAGTGAGTCAGTATGAAGCTCAGCAGCCTTAACTCCGCCACCAAAAGGAGTACGGAATACTACTGGAGCATTATATTTACCGCCAGAACGCCAGCGCAGACGTGCCGCTTGAACAACGATCTGATCCAGAGCTTCAAAGATAAAACCTACGAATTGAATTTCTGCAATTGGGCGGAAGCCTTGTACACCAAGACCAAATGCCAGACCGCCGATAGCGGACTCAGCTAGTGGTGTATCAAAAATACGATCTTCGCCAAATTCCTTTTGCAGACCTTCTGTTACACGGAAAACGCCACCTACATTACCAACATCCTCTCCGAAGATAAGAACGTTAGGGTCACGATTCAGTTCAACGCGCATCGCGTCGCGGATCGCTTCTTTCATATTCATTTGTGCCATTGCCTGATATCCCCCTTATTCAAAATCGGCTTTTTGCTCTTCCAGATGTTTAGGTGTTACTTCGAACATGCTGTCGATCAAGCCAGGTATTGTCATTTTTTCGGTTTGTTCAGCTTTTTTGATCTGCTCGTTAACAGTAGCTTTCGCTTCATCTTTCACGCGCAGTGTATCTTCTTCAGTCCAAAGACCTTTCTTCTCCAAATACTTGGCAAGACGGGCGATTGGATCCTTTTCACTCCATTGTCCTTCTTCTTCTTTCGAACGATATTTACTT
It contains:
- a CDS encoding 2-oxo acid dehydrogenase subunit E2, whose translation is MAKFEYRFPELGEGLHEGEIIKMHIKAGDKVTDDDIVMEVQNDKAVVEVPCPVNGTVLEVLTKDGQVCRVGEVVAIIEAEGDVPDQEGAATEAPAAQAPAAPAAPASNKASNFEYRFPELGEGLHEGEIIKMHIKAGDKVTDDDIIMEVQNDKAVVEVPCPVNGTVLEVLTKDGQVCRVGEVVAIIAAEGDVPEQEGHASAEADAAKGSANTTSSPAATSPADAKEGGSAGVTPAPDRDVLATPSVRKFAREQKVDISKVNGTGKGGKITREDVEAFLKGGSTPAAPAAAAASEAPKAAKTEAKAAPAAASGNVSLEEERVPFKGIRKAISNAMVKSAYTAPHVTIMDEVDVTELVAFRTRMKPIAEKKGVKVTYLPFIVKALVAASRQFPALNAMIDEEAGEIVYKKYYNIGIATDTPNGLIVPVIKDADRKSIWMIASSITDLAVRGRDGKLSANEMKGSTISISNIGSAGGMFFTPIINFPEVAILGTGRISEKAVVKNGEIVVAPVMALSLSFDHRIIDGATAQNFMNYIKSLLNNPELLVMEV
- a CDS encoding alpha-ketoacid dehydrogenase subunit beta, with amino-acid sequence MAQMNMKEAIRDAMRVELNRDPNVLIFGEDVGNVGGVFRVTEGLQKEFGEDRIFDTPLAESAIGGLAFGLGVQGFRPIAEIQFVGFIFEALDQIVVQAARLRWRSGGKYNAPVVFRTPFGGGVKAAELHTDSLEGLIAQSPGIKVVIPSNPYDAKGLLIASIRDNDPVFFMEHLNLYHAFRAEVPEGEYTVELGKANVVREGSDVSIITYGLMVHTATKAAEQLEKEGVNVEIIDLRTVSPIDIDTIVASVKKTNRAIVVQEAQKSAGVAAEVIAQINEKALLHLEAPVLRIAGPDTVYPFAQIEDTWLPNPARIIAGVKKVLEF